In one window of Prevotella fusca JCM 17724 DNA:
- the menD gene encoding 2-succinyl-5-enolpyruvyl-6-hydroxy-3-cyclohexene-1-carboxylic-acid synthase, with amino-acid sequence MYSTKENVNILTALLVKEGITKAVVCPGSRNSPIVHNLCACPDIECYPVTDERSAGFIALGMTLADNEPVAVCVTSGSALLNVAPAVAEAFYQKRPLIVISADRPAQWIDQQDGQTLHQHRALEPNVRKSVTLPEPHNDEERWHCNRLVNEALNAVRLNGSGPVHINVPITEPLFDYDVLQLPDERRTVLYPAVTDDTRVYEMAADFFCGEKPMIVLGQLIPEVVGNSLEAIEELKKVAVVIQEKLADDSICPAQPIDEVLKMISDDSAYRPDHLIYIGGTIVSKRLRQFLRKCECRMSIIVNEEGNCCDTFMHATDIIQGSAEEVIGIFANETEGVEKKDFVTLWDEVFDKAKTIRETIKPRFSQLLAVKTFHEKMREEAVDGELFYGNSSAVRLGNIFSDQYIYVNRGVNGIEGSLSTAVGYAVAHQDEEDVYCVIGDLSFFYDQNALWNGALSPNLSILLLNNGGGGIFHQLPGLERSPYRDSAVAAHHTASAEGICQTHDIVYLSAHNEEELYKNLDKFFNAEEGPVLLEVFTNAEEDAQALKDYYQAF; translated from the coding sequence ATGTACAGCACCAAAGAAAACGTCAACATCCTTACAGCCTTACTCGTAAAGGAAGGTATCACGAAAGCCGTTGTATGTCCTGGCTCTCGTAACTCTCCTATCGTGCATAATCTCTGTGCTTGTCCTGATATTGAGTGCTATCCCGTCACTGATGAACGGTCGGCTGGATTTATAGCTTTAGGTATGACACTGGCTGATAATGAACCTGTTGCCGTTTGCGTGACATCGGGTTCTGCCTTGCTCAACGTGGCACCTGCCGTAGCTGAAGCCTTTTATCAAAAGCGTCCGCTGATTGTCATTTCAGCCGACAGACCGGCTCAATGGATTGACCAACAGGATGGGCAGACTCTCCATCAACATCGTGCACTGGAACCGAATGTCCGCAAGAGTGTCACATTACCTGAACCTCATAACGACGAGGAACGCTGGCATTGCAACCGCTTGGTCAATGAGGCGTTGAATGCTGTACGGCTGAATGGTAGCGGTCCGGTACATATCAATGTCCCCATCACCGAACCGTTGTTTGACTACGATGTCCTGCAGCTTCCTGACGAACGCCGCACTGTGCTCTATCCTGCCGTAACGGATGACACAAGAGTCTATGAGATGGCAGCTGATTTCTTCTGCGGAGAAAAGCCGATGATTGTCCTTGGGCAGCTGATTCCCGAGGTTGTGGGCAATTCTCTCGAAGCAATAGAGGAATTGAAGAAGGTTGCCGTCGTTATTCAGGAGAAGCTGGCAGATGATAGTATCTGCCCTGCACAACCCATAGATGAAGTGCTGAAAATGATAAGTGATGATTCCGCTTATCGTCCAGACCACCTTATTTATATAGGAGGAACGATTGTCAGCAAACGACTCCGTCAGTTCCTGCGCAAGTGTGAGTGCAGGATGTCAATCATTGTGAACGAGGAAGGTAATTGTTGTGATACTTTCATGCATGCCACAGACATTATCCAAGGCTCGGCGGAAGAGGTTATCGGCATCTTTGCCAACGAGACGGAGGGCGTAGAGAAGAAGGATTTTGTAACGCTATGGGATGAGGTTTTCGACAAAGCCAAAACCATCCGTGAAACGATAAAACCACGTTTCTCACAACTGCTGGCTGTTAAGACTTTCCACGAGAAGATGAGGGAAGAAGCTGTTGATGGCGAATTGTTCTATGGGAACAGCTCGGCTGTGCGCCTTGGTAACATCTTCTCCGACCAGTACATCTATGTCAACCGAGGAGTAAATGGTATAGAAGGCTCGTTATCAACGGCTGTCGGCTATGCCGTTGCACATCAGGACGAGGAGGATGTCTACTGTGTTATCGGTGACTTGAGCTTCTTCTATGACCAGAATGCACTATGGAACGGGGCGCTGTCGCCCAACCTTTCTATCCTCTTACTTAACAATGGCGGTGGAGGTATCTTCCATCAGCTGCCAGGCTTGGAGCGTTCACCCTATCGGGACAGTGCTGTAGCTGCCCATCATACGGCATCCGCAGAGGGAATCTGCCAGACACATGACATCGTCTATCTATCGGCTCATAACGAAGAGGAGCTTTATAAGAATCTTGACAAGTTCTTTAATGCTGAGGAAGGACCTGTTCTTCTGGAGGTATTCACCAACGCAGAGGAAGATGCACAAGCCTTGAAGGATTATTATCAAGCCTTTTAA
- a CDS encoding GAF domain-containing protein: MTRKEQYAQLIPQIVGLIKGETNLVGILANVSAALHEAFPERFFWTGFYLHEEGKTLSLGPFQGSVACYSIPFGKGVCGKAWEQGRTLIVPDVEEFPGHIACSSLSRSEIVVPMYDSSHTFCGVLDIDSIRLDDFNDDDKDGLERVIALLMEETSNLFQQK; this comes from the coding sequence ATGACAAGAAAAGAACAATATGCCCAACTTATACCGCAGATAGTGGGTCTCATCAAGGGCGAAACAAACCTTGTGGGCATTTTGGCAAACGTGTCAGCAGCCTTGCACGAAGCCTTCCCGGAACGTTTCTTCTGGACGGGCTTCTACCTTCATGAGGAAGGTAAAACCCTCTCATTAGGACCTTTCCAAGGTTCGGTAGCCTGCTATTCCATCCCATTCGGCAAAGGGGTCTGTGGCAAAGCATGGGAACAAGGTCGCACGCTCATTGTTCCTGACGTAGAGGAATTCCCCGGGCACATTGCTTGCAGCAGTCTTTCTCGCAGCGAGATAGTCGTTCCTATGTACGATTCTTCACACACTTTCTGTGGTGTACTTGACATCGACAGCATCCGCCTTGACGACTTCAATGACGATGATAAAGATGGTTTGGAACGTGTTATCGCCCTACTGATGGAGGAAACAAGTAATCTCTTCCAGCAGAAATAA
- the rsmA gene encoding 16S rRNA (adenine(1518)-N(6)/adenine(1519)-N(6))-dimethyltransferase RsmA — MKSVKPKKNLGQHFLTDLDIARRIADTVDACPDIPVLEIGPGMGVLTQYLVEKPREVKAVEIDSESVAYLYEKFPKLRENILGEDFLLMDLTQVFGGKQFVLTGNYPYDISSQIFFKMLDYKNLIPCCTGMIQREVALRMAAAPGSKTYGILSVLMQAWYDVEYLFTVDENVFNPPPKVKSAVIRMTRNEVTDIGCDERLFKRVVKTVFNQRRKMLRVSLRQIFNVAKPTDGFYEQDIMTKRPEQLSIAQFVDLTNMVAEQLNILGQ, encoded by the coding sequence ATGAAATCAGTCAAGCCAAAGAAGAATTTGGGTCAGCACTTCCTTACCGATTTGGATATTGCCCGCCGGATTGCTGACACCGTCGACGCCTGTCCAGACATACCAGTATTGGAGATTGGACCGGGTATGGGTGTCCTTACTCAGTACCTTGTCGAGAAGCCACGTGAAGTGAAAGCTGTGGAGATTGACTCGGAAAGCGTTGCATACCTTTATGAGAAGTTCCCTAAACTACGTGAGAACATTCTTGGTGAAGACTTCCTTCTCATGGACCTGACGCAGGTGTTCGGGGGCAAGCAGTTTGTCCTGACGGGTAATTATCCATACGATATTTCGTCGCAGATATTCTTCAAGATGCTTGACTACAAGAATCTTATCCCTTGCTGTACGGGTATGATTCAGCGTGAGGTCGCCCTTCGGATGGCAGCTGCACCTGGCTCAAAGACATACGGTATCCTATCCGTATTGATGCAAGCGTGGTATGATGTGGAATATCTCTTTACTGTAGATGAAAACGTCTTCAACCCACCTCCAAAGGTAAAGAGTGCTGTTATCCGTATGACACGCAATGAAGTGACTGACATCGGCTGTGATGAACGACTCTTCAAGCGGGTGGTAAAGACCGTATTCAACCAGCGACGTAAGATGTTACGTGTGAGCCTTCGACAGATTTTCAACGTGGCTAAACCGACTGATGGCTTCTACGAACAGGACATTATGACGAAACGTCCTGAACAACTGTCTATTGCACAGTTTGTAGACTTGACCAATATGGTTGCTGAACAGTTGAATATTCTTGGACAATAA
- a CDS encoding HAD family hydrolase, with the protein MSSQSLQNTPSSSTITLRVPQVVLFDMDGVLYDSMPNHGVAWQRAMKEFGIHFTLEDSYATEGARGVDTIRKYAKAQLGKDLSEGEAQRMYDVKAHYFHEMPEAKVFDGVIDLMQKIKASGLKIGIVTGSAQLPLIERVTRDFGDFVSADQITTAYDVKRGKPNPDPYLMGLQKAGNYSPTEGIVVENAPLGVHAGAAAGCYTVAINSGPLDDSVLLNEGADILFPTIREFADNWERVLDSLSKR; encoded by the coding sequence ATGTCGTCTCAATCTCTGCAAAACACCCCCTCCTCCAGTACGATTACTTTGAGAGTTCCTCAAGTTGTCCTCTTTGATATGGACGGTGTTCTCTACGATTCAATGCCCAACCATGGTGTTGCGTGGCAGCGTGCTATGAAGGAATTTGGTATTCATTTCACGCTTGAAGATTCATACGCAACGGAAGGAGCACGTGGCGTCGATACCATACGTAAGTATGCCAAGGCACAACTCGGTAAGGATTTGAGTGAGGGGGAGGCGCAACGGATGTATGATGTGAAGGCGCATTACTTCCACGAAATGCCCGAGGCAAAGGTATTTGATGGCGTAATAGATCTTATGCAGAAGATCAAGGCGAGCGGATTAAAGATTGGTATTGTGACAGGAAGTGCGCAGCTTCCATTGATTGAGCGTGTCACCCGTGACTTTGGCGACTTCGTTTCTGCAGACCAGATTACGACTGCTTATGATGTGAAGCGTGGTAAACCGAACCCTGACCCTTATCTGATGGGATTGCAAAAGGCTGGTAATTATTCACCAACAGAGGGTATTGTCGTTGAGAATGCACCACTCGGTGTGCATGCAGGTGCGGCAGCAGGCTGCTACACGGTGGCTATCAATAGTGGTCCATTGGATGATTCAGTCCTCTTGAATGAAGGTGCAGACATTCTTTTTCCAACCATCCGAGAGTTTGCTGATAATTGGGAGCGTGTCTTGGACAGTCTTTCAAAACGCTGA
- a CDS encoding lysylphosphatidylglycerol synthase transmembrane domain-containing protein has translation MRTKKLFNNTVKIALPLLLGSAILYWMYRGFDFSSVRHVLLHEMDWTWMILSLPFGILAQAFRGWRWKQSLEPIGEHPRSSVCVNSIFLSYAVSLLIPRIGEFARCGVLNRYDKVAFPKAIGTVVTERAVDTLIVLLISATAFLMQIRVFTNFFSRTGTRIDDIFRMFSPTGWLVTAICGVASIILFYYVLRRLAFYKKVKEMLGGIWQGICSLRKVRNIPLFLFYSLAIWGSYFLHYYLTFYCFDATESLGLSCALVSFVVGSVAVIVPTPNGAGPWHFAVKTMLILYGVADNQALFFVLIVHTIQTLLVILLGVYAWIALSFTKTPVPLVSPAQLTRPAKSVEG, from the coding sequence ATGAGGACGAAGAAACTGTTCAACAATACTGTGAAGATTGCATTACCGTTACTGCTTGGAAGTGCAATCCTTTATTGGATGTATAGGGGATTCGACTTCTCCAGCGTCAGACATGTACTTCTGCATGAAATGGACTGGACATGGATGATTCTCTCTCTCCCTTTCGGCATTCTGGCACAGGCTTTTCGCGGATGGAGATGGAAACAGAGCCTTGAACCTATTGGCGAGCATCCCCGCTCGTCGGTTTGTGTCAACTCTATCTTCCTTTCCTATGCTGTCAGTCTGCTCATTCCACGCATTGGAGAGTTTGCCCGTTGCGGGGTATTGAACCGGTATGACAAGGTTGCTTTTCCGAAGGCTATCGGTACAGTCGTTACTGAACGGGCGGTCGACACGCTCATCGTTTTGCTTATCAGTGCCACTGCTTTCCTGATGCAGATACGGGTATTTACCAACTTCTTCTCAAGGACTGGCACACGTATTGACGATATCTTCAGGATGTTCTCACCTACCGGCTGGCTGGTAACGGCTATCTGTGGCGTTGCATCCATCATCCTCTTCTATTATGTGCTGCGCCGACTTGCTTTTTACAAGAAGGTGAAGGAGATGCTGGGAGGTATATGGCAGGGAATCTGCTCGTTGCGGAAAGTAAGGAATATTCCCTTGTTCCTTTTCTACAGTCTGGCAATATGGGGAAGCTATTTCCTACATTATTACCTGACTTTCTACTGCTTTGATGCAACGGAAAGCCTCGGTCTTTCCTGTGCACTTGTTAGCTTCGTCGTGGGCTCGGTAGCCGTTATCGTACCAACACCTAACGGAGCAGGACCGTGGCATTTTGCAGTCAAGACGATGCTGATTCTCTATGGTGTGGCTGACAATCAGGCACTCTTTTTCGTACTGATAGTACATACCATTCAGACATTGCTGGTTATCCTCCTGGGAGTTTACGCATGGATTGCACTGAGCTTTACCAAGACACCAGTCCCATTGGTCAGCCCGGCTCAACTTACCCGCCCAGCGAAGAGTGTGGAAGGATGA
- a CDS encoding PaaI family thioesterase → MNIDHILNNIHHEDGLSRTLGMEFISTPEDDTLKARMAVDDRNKQPFGFLAGGASLALAENLAGVGSMALCPGKMAMGINVHGNHVKAMPYGGTVTAYGKLIHKGHTLHVWNIDIKNDENELISSVQVTNYVIAPQEK, encoded by the coding sequence ATGAACATAGATCACATATTGAACAATATCCATCACGAAGACGGACTGAGCCGCACACTTGGTATGGAGTTCATTTCTACCCCCGAAGACGACACGTTGAAGGCAAGAATGGCTGTAGACGACCGTAACAAACAGCCTTTCGGCTTCCTCGCCGGAGGTGCTTCACTGGCACTTGCAGAGAATCTTGCAGGCGTAGGTTCGATGGCATTATGCCCCGGAAAGATGGCAATGGGCATCAACGTACACGGCAATCACGTCAAGGCAATGCCTTACGGCGGAACCGTTACAGCTTACGGAAAACTGATTCATAAGGGGCATACGCTGCACGTGTGGAACATTGACATCAAGAATGATGAGAACGAACTCATCTCCAGCGTACAGGTTACCAACTACGTCATAGCCCCACAGGAGAAGTAA
- the frr gene encoding ribosome recycling factor yields the protein MLDVKQTLNDASERMEMATMYLSDELQRIRAGRANVAILDGVRVDSYGSKVPLNQVATVMVPDARTIAIKPWDKKAIKDIEKAIMDSDVGITPENNGELIRLNLPQPTEERRRDLVKQCNKIGERTKVEIRNVRSDIKEKLKKAIKDGLSEDNEKDAEESLQKIHDKFIKQVESLLEDKQKEIMTV from the coding sequence ATGTTAGACGTTAAGCAGACATTAAATGATGCCAGCGAGCGCATGGAAATGGCAACGATGTATCTCAGTGATGAGTTGCAGCGCATCCGTGCTGGCCGTGCAAACGTAGCCATCCTCGATGGTGTACGAGTTGATTCCTATGGTTCAAAGGTTCCTTTGAATCAAGTTGCCACAGTCATGGTGCCTGACGCACGTACCATCGCTATCAAGCCATGGGATAAGAAAGCTATCAAGGACATTGAAAAGGCTATCATGGATTCAGATGTTGGTATCACACCAGAGAACAATGGTGAGTTGATTCGTCTGAACCTGCCTCAACCAACAGAGGAGCGTCGCCGCGATCTGGTGAAGCAGTGTAACAAGATTGGTGAGCGCACAAAGGTTGAAATCCGTAATGTCCGCTCTGACATCAAGGAGAAACTTAAGAAAGCCATCAAGGACGGTCTTTCTGAAGACAACGAGAAGGATGCTGAGGAGAGCTTGCAGAAGATTCACGACAAGTTTATCAAGCAGGTTGAATCACTGCTCGAAGATAAGCAGAAGGAGATTATGACCGTTTAA
- the rsgA gene encoding ribosome small subunit-dependent GTPase A: MRGLVIKNTGSWYTVKTEDGKTIDSKIKGNFRLKGIRSTNPVAVGDYVIITPNQEGTAFITEIEDRRNYIIRKSPNLSKQSHIIAANIDQAFLIVTVNYPETSTTFIDRFLAGAEAYRVPVTLVFNKHDLLSEDELRYQHAVMNLYETIGYQCVEVQASAEPADEFSVEKMKPLLAGKVTLLSGNSGVGKSTIINALLPHANLRTADISDAHNTGMHTTTFSEMLELPMGGYLIDTPGIKGFGTFDIEREELTSYFREIFKFSKDCKFSNCTHTHEPGCAVRKAIEEHYIAESRYNSYLSMLEDKEENKYREAF; this comes from the coding sequence ATGCGCGGCTTAGTAATAAAGAACACTGGTAGCTGGTACACGGTGAAAACCGAGGATGGCAAGACGATAGACAGCAAAATCAAGGGCAATTTCCGTCTGAAGGGAATTCGCTCCACCAATCCTGTGGCTGTTGGTGATTACGTCATTATCACGCCTAACCAGGAGGGAACGGCTTTCATTACAGAGATAGAAGACCGCCGGAACTATATTATCCGTAAGTCGCCTAATCTCTCGAAGCAGAGTCACATCATCGCTGCCAATATCGACCAAGCGTTCTTGATAGTCACAGTAAACTATCCCGAGACATCCACCACCTTCATTGACCGCTTCCTTGCAGGGGCTGAGGCTTACCGTGTTCCGGTAACGTTAGTGTTCAATAAGCATGACCTGCTTTCCGAAGACGAGCTGCGTTATCAGCATGCTGTGATGAATCTCTACGAGACAATCGGTTATCAGTGTGTGGAGGTGCAGGCGAGTGCAGAACCAGCTGATGAGTTCAGTGTAGAGAAGATGAAGCCGCTGCTGGCTGGTAAAGTCACGCTGTTGAGCGGTAACAGTGGTGTGGGAAAGTCAACGATTATCAATGCTCTCCTGCCTCATGCGAACCTTCGTACGGCTGACATCTCCGATGCGCATAACACGGGTATGCACACAACAACGTTCAGCGAGATGCTGGAACTGCCAATGGGTGGATATCTTATTGACACGCCAGGTATCAAAGGTTTCGGAACTTTCGATATAGAACGTGAAGAGCTGACAAGCTACTTCCGTGAGATTTTCAAGTTTTCAAAGGACTGTAAGTTCTCAAATTGTACGCACACACACGAGCCTGGCTGCGCTGTAAGAAAGGCTATCGAGGAACATTATATCGCTGAAAGCCGATATAACAGCTACCTTTCAATGCTGGAAGATAAGGAAGAAAATAAATATCGTGAGGCTTTTTAG
- a CDS encoding isochorismate synthase, which produces MESFFIYREPFEKVCHCYTQPEKPTVISSLAALDGRKGFVIAPFYRDSSNTLYLLDGQNGSSTVLPLDGSKGFKAIPDWQDETLLAGETTSLREIYHDDFCRFHKELECNTFRKLVLARSVVEAKDEGTTPRSIFLKACERYPRSYIALFYTEETGMWLIASPEILLCGDADGYQTMALAGTMKYKGEDMLWSAKNQEEQQLVADYIRTCLQPFASEIAESKPYTARAAHLAHLRTDFTFRLKDTQRLGSFLTAFHPTPAVCGMPKDEAQQFILHNEQLNRGYYSGFSGLLGDNGMAKLYVTLRCMQISRPACRLYAGGGLLKESVEENEWQETEAKLDTMRQLLNHN; this is translated from the coding sequence ATGGAATCTTTCTTTATCTATCGTGAGCCTTTCGAGAAGGTTTGCCATTGCTATACACAGCCGGAAAAGCCGACGGTTATCTCTTCGCTTGCAGCACTTGACGGGCGCAAGGGATTTGTCATTGCACCGTTCTACCGTGACAGTAGCAACACACTTTACTTGCTGGATGGGCAGAACGGTTCATCTACTGTTCTGCCTTTAGACGGCAGCAAGGGCTTTAAGGCTATTCCAGACTGGCAGGACGAAACTCTGCTTGCTGGCGAAACAACATCGCTTCGCGAGATCTATCACGATGATTTCTGTCGTTTCCATAAAGAATTAGAATGCAATACATTCCGTAAATTGGTGCTGGCACGCTCAGTCGTAGAGGCGAAAGATGAGGGAACAACTCCTCGGAGTATCTTTCTCAAGGCTTGCGAGAGGTATCCACGTTCCTATATCGCCCTTTTCTATACCGAAGAAACGGGTATGTGGCTTATTGCAAGCCCAGAGATACTGCTCTGTGGCGATGCTGACGGCTATCAGACAATGGCACTGGCAGGCACGATGAAGTATAAGGGTGAAGATATGCTGTGGTCTGCAAAGAACCAGGAAGAGCAACAGCTCGTTGCCGACTACATCCGCACCTGTCTGCAACCATTTGCTTCTGAAATCGCTGAAAGTAAGCCCTATACCGCTCGTGCAGCACATCTGGCACACCTTCGTACCGATTTCACCTTCCGCCTCAAGGACACACAGCGACTCGGAAGTTTCCTCACAGCCTTCCATCCTACCCCTGCCGTATGTGGCATGCCAAAGGATGAGGCACAGCAGTTCATCCTTCACAACGAACAACTGAACCGCGGTTATTACAGTGGTTTCAGCGGACTGCTTGGCGATAATGGTATGGCAAAACTTTATGTCACCCTCCGCTGTATGCAGATCTCCCGTCCTGCCTGCCGCCTTTATGCTGGTGGCGGACTCTTAAAGGAAAGCGTCGAAGAGAATGAATGGCAAGAAACAGAAGCCAAGCTCGACACTATGCGACAGCTATTAAATCACAATTAA
- a CDS encoding aminoacyl-histidine dipeptidase, which produces MSEIRNLKPEDLWRNFDDLTQVPRPSGLPEKVQKFLLDFAARVGVESYVDSGGNVVMRKPATPGYENRKTVLLQAHMDMVPQKAPDSNHNFETDPIVTHIVDGWVYANNTTLGADDGIGVAAIMAIMEDKTLKHGVVEALITRDEETGMYGVNEMPSGELHSDILMNLDSETWGKFVIGSAGGVDITSTLEYKEVANDEEAAVKVTLKGFRGGHSGLEIHEGRANANKEMVRFVRKAVTELDVRLACWEGGNMRNAIPFKAEVVLALPQANVAALKDMVAAQKALIEDEFKGIEPNVEFFVEDTEKPANLVPVDIQDNLINAIFACHNGVLRMIPSYPDVVETSSNLAKINIDPTKATIMILARSSREDMRDYISAQLESCFNMAGMKTVFSAHYGGWDPNPESEILNLLKKVYKEQNGVEGIVQVDHAGLECSVILGKYPGMDVVSLGPTLRSPHTAKERLEIATVEPFWKLLVQTLEEIPVK; this is translated from the coding sequence ATGAGTGAAATCAGAAATCTTAAACCAGAAGACCTTTGGAGAAACTTTGATGATCTGACACAGGTTCCACGTCCTTCCGGATTACCAGAGAAAGTACAGAAATTCTTGTTAGACTTTGCTGCAAGAGTTGGTGTTGAATCATATGTCGATTCTGGCGGTAATGTCGTTATGCGTAAGCCTGCCACACCGGGATATGAAAACCGTAAGACCGTTCTGCTGCAGGCTCACATGGACATGGTCCCACAGAAGGCTCCGGACAGCAATCATAACTTTGAAACCGATCCGATTGTGACACATATTGTGGATGGATGGGTATATGCAAACAATACAACACTTGGTGCTGATGATGGTATCGGCGTTGCTGCTATCATGGCTATCATGGAGGATAAGACGTTGAAGCACGGTGTTGTAGAGGCATTGATTACCCGAGATGAGGAAACAGGTATGTATGGTGTCAACGAGATGCCAAGCGGTGAGTTGCATAGTGACATCCTTATGAACCTTGACTCTGAGACATGGGGCAAATTCGTCATCGGTTCTGCAGGTGGTGTTGACATTACTTCTACCTTGGAATATAAGGAAGTTGCCAACGATGAGGAAGCAGCAGTCAAGGTAACTTTGAAGGGTTTCCGTGGTGGTCACTCCGGCCTTGAAATCCATGAGGGACGTGCCAATGCCAACAAGGAGATGGTACGCTTTGTCCGCAAGGCTGTTACTGAACTTGATGTCCGCTTAGCTTGCTGGGAAGGCGGTAATATGCGCAATGCAATTCCATTCAAGGCAGAGGTGGTTCTTGCCTTGCCACAGGCAAACGTTGCTGCTTTAAAAGATATGGTAGCTGCCCAGAAAGCACTCATCGAAGACGAGTTCAAGGGAATTGAGCCAAATGTTGAATTCTTCGTTGAGGACACAGAGAAGCCTGCAAACCTTGTTCCTGTAGATATTCAGGACAACCTTATCAACGCCATCTTTGCTTGCCATAATGGTGTTTTGCGTATGATCCCATCTTATCCTGACGTTGTTGAGACTTCATCAAACCTTGCAAAAATCAATATTGACCCAACAAAGGCAACTATCATGATTCTTGCTCGCTCAAGCCGTGAGGACATGAGAGACTACATCTCTGCCCAACTTGAGAGCTGTTTCAATATGGCTGGCATGAAGACAGTCTTCAGTGCACACTATGGCGGATGGGACCCGAACCCAGAGAGTGAAATCCTTAACCTCCTGAAGAAGGTCTATAAGGAGCAGAATGGTGTTGAGGGCATCGTGCAGGTAGACCACGCAGGTCTTGAATGCTCTGTCATCCTCGGTAAGTATCCAGGTATGGACGTTGTAAGTCTCGGCCCTACACTCCGCAGCCCTCACACAGCGAAGGAGCGTCTTGAGATAGCAACTGTTGAGCCATTCTGGAAACTTCTTGTTCAGACTTTGGAGGAGATTCCTGTTAAGTAG
- a CDS encoding glucose-6-phosphate isomerase: MESIKLDITKAAQFLNPGAVEAYAPHVAAAQDALEKATCPGNDFLGWLHLPSSITPAFLGEIQAVANTLREKCEVVVVAGIGGSYLGARAVIEALGNSFAWLVNDKKNPTILFAGNNIGEDYLAELTDYLKDKKFGVINISKSGTTTETALAFRLLKKQCEDQLGKEAAKDVIVAITDEHKGAARAAATKEGYKTFIIPDNVGGRFSVLTPVGLLPIAVAGFDVQKLVEGAQVMEKETSVDVPFASNIAARYAAVRQGLYSQAGKKIEIVANFQPKLHFFAEWWKQLYGESEGKEHKGIFPAACDFTTDLHSMGQWIQEGERSIFETVISVEEPNAKVLFPHDEENLDGLNFLAGKRVDEVNKMAELGTRLAHVDGGVPNIRVSVPTLNEYYLGQLIYFFEKACGISGLIQEVNPFNQPGVEAYKKNMFALLNKPGYEEESKAIQERLTKE; this comes from the coding sequence ATGGAAAGTATTAAGTTAGACATCACGAAAGCCGCCCAGTTCTTGAATCCGGGCGCAGTAGAGGCTTATGCTCCTCACGTAGCTGCTGCTCAGGACGCTTTGGAGAAAGCTACTTGTCCTGGTAATGATTTCCTTGGATGGTTGCATTTGCCATCAAGCATTACTCCAGCATTCCTCGGTGAGATTCAGGCGGTAGCCAATACACTCCGTGAGAAGTGCGAAGTGGTTGTCGTTGCTGGTATCGGTGGCTCTTACCTCGGTGCCCGCGCTGTCATCGAAGCATTAGGTAACAGCTTTGCTTGGCTTGTAAATGACAAGAAGAATCCGACCATTCTCTTTGCAGGTAACAATATTGGCGAGGATTACCTCGCTGAGTTGACAGACTATCTGAAGGACAAGAAGTTCGGTGTTATCAACATATCTAAGTCAGGTACAACAACAGAGACAGCACTCGCATTCCGTCTTTTGAAGAAGCAGTGTGAGGACCAGCTCGGCAAGGAGGCTGCGAAGGATGTTATCGTTGCTATCACTGACGAGCATAAGGGTGCTGCGCGTGCTGCTGCAACCAAGGAAGGTTACAAGACTTTCATTATTCCTGACAACGTAGGTGGTCGTTTCTCAGTACTTACTCCGGTAGGTCTGCTGCCAATCGCTGTCGCAGGTTTTGACGTACAGAAACTTGTTGAGGGTGCACAGGTAATGGAGAAGGAGACTTCGGTTGATGTTCCTTTCGCAAGCAACATTGCCGCACGTTACGCTGCTGTTCGTCAAGGTCTCTACTCACAGGCAGGCAAGAAGATCGAGATTGTTGCTAACTTCCAGCCAAAGCTCCACTTCTTTGCAGAGTGGTGGAAGCAGCTCTACGGCGAGAGCGAGGGTAAGGAACACAAGGGTATCTTCCCTGCTGCTTGCGACTTCACCACCGACCTGCACTCAATGGGTCAGTGGATTCAGGAGGGTGAGCGTTCTATCTTCGAGACTGTTATCTCTGTTGAGGAGCCTAATGCCAAGGTGCTCTTCCCACACGATGAGGAAAATCTTGACGGCTTGAACTTCCTCGCTGGTAAGCGTGTTGATGAGGTGAACAAGATGGCAGAGCTTGGTACACGTCTGGCACATGTTGACGGTGGTGTTCCTAACATCCGTGTCAGCGTTCCAACACTGAACGAGTATTACCTTGGTCAGCTTATCTACTTCTTTGAGAAGGCTTGTGGTATCAGCGGTCTTATCCAGGAAGTAAATCCTTTCAACCAGCCAGGTGTTGAGGCTTACAAGAAGAACATGTTTGCTCTTCTCAACAAGCCAGGTTACGAGGAAGAGAGCAAGGCAATTCAGGAAAGACTGACTAAAGAATAA